A stretch of DNA from Kazachstania africana CBS 2517 chromosome 3, complete genome:
ACATTTTCTACAACCGAGGATCCGTAGTCTCTAACGGTATTTACTAGTACCCAACAATAGCTAGCATTGCCTAGCTTTAGGAGGATCCTTCAGTTAATGTTGCTTTAGGGACAAACGTCAAAACGTTTAATTATTGAAAGTTCAATACGGTGACAAGACAGATAATACAGAGAGAATATGACACGGCTTGTGTATATTCTAATCCAGGTACAGAGAGCTTGGAAATCAATCTGATTGTATAACTATAGCTAAAAGCGTATCAAAAAGCTTGTCttattaatatataaaattatgaagtataataaaagattaagaacaaatatggcgaagaattccttttatagtgtggaattcttcaagatgacaaaagttgcatctatgaaaagttttcagtaatattcaaccaaattcaataatgtgaaatatttagtttaataaattgaacgGCGGATGTTTAGGTTTTGCTTCTGGAAAAGCGGTGACACGAACTTCGAGCCTAATGCTGTAGTTCACTGGTCTATCTTACAACATTAATAAACAATTATAGGCGCAAGTGGTTTAGTGGTAAAATCCAACGTTGCCATCGTTGGGCCCCCGGTTCGATTCCGGGCTTGcgcatttatttttttaatttcctAAAACCATTTCAACTTCCTCTACCGaatgtttttgaaaacGTTTGACGTCAAGAGTTTAGATGAAACATAGTTTTTTGATTTACTGAGGCCCTTGAAACTAAGAAGAGACAATTGAATCCATTCTTTATTAAGAACTGAAAGCTTTGCAGGTTCTTGAGATATGGATACCTCAACAATAATGGAACCCGCTATGAATGATGATGTAGACTTGGATCAAATGATTAATGCAGCAGAATCATTAACTAATGACCTAAGCAAAACCACGAAGATAtcgagaaagaaaaagaaaaagaacaagaatcGTAGCAAAACGAAAAGTGTAGATAACTCAAAACTTGATTCTATAATGGTAGGAATTGAAGAATACTTACAagacgatgaagatgtcaatatcaatattggAGCTACAGAGGAGATACAACCGCCAACAAATTCCGGACTGGATAAACAGAACAAAGTAGAGCTAGAAACagatgaatttattgatgagGTTGATTATACAAATCTAGATTCAAAGGCCGATAAAAGTCCGAATCCTGCTAGCAAAGGCCATAATGAACAGATAACTTCTAACAGGGAAGCAGAAACACTATGCAAAGAACCGCAAGGAGAGATTATTAAAGATACAGGTGCTTCTGGTTCTTCTATTCTAGAAGAACCTCAAAAGtatgaaattaatgaatcTCATCTTGAGATGCAAGCTCACCGACATGAAGAAGAGCATCCAGATGATGTCTCTTTAGAAAACCCCGGTAACCAACCTGATGATACTATACAAGAAATACGACTTGATAGCATAAGCCCACCTACGACtatattgaatgatgaagaattcctTGTAGCTACTGAAAACAGTGTGGCTGAAGAAGAGACCAATAATAGAGAAACGGAGAAGGTTATGATGGTTGCGAAACCACTGGATAAATCCAATAAAAAAGTGAACAGGAAATTAGAAACTTCTAAGCTACTGCCACCCAAAAAAGTGCGTGATCTTACAAAAGATATAAATGCGAGCGAATATGAAACTGCGAAGGAATATATTTCATCGATGGAAACCGATGGTGACGGAGAGGACTCGACTATACAAGATTCAATATCTCATCAAGAAATAGACGAAACGGAAAGGAACGACAAGTGCGAAGCCACTACGCCAACTCTTGCAAGTGAGCCAATATacagtgaaaaaaatcCATCTATAAGCATGGGAGATCCTTACGACTCTGCTGACGAGGAAAGATCAGTGACTGAAGAACCCCCTATAAGTCAGCAGGGCTCTTCTTTAGAAAGAAGTGACAATATGGATGAAGACTTTAGCAGTGAGAAAGAGGAGGTAGACCACAGTGAAGATGGGCAAGAAGAAACTTCTCGCTTGAACTATCCAATTGCGGATGCACCTACACCAGTAGGTATTGATACAGAGCCTGTGTTAGATATTTCAAACTCAAAAGGTGCCACAGATAACGGAATTAATTTAAACGAGGAGGAGGCACCTGAAACTGCAGATGTTGCTGCAGCGTCTGCTAAAAATGGCAGCGATGTAGAAAAGCAGATTACAACAGAAGAACTGCCTAGAGATGCGATTTCAGAAGAACCTGTGGAGGCCCCTATGGCACCAGATAAATCAACAGATATGGATTTGAAGAAGGATAGGTCTGAATCGGAGAGGAATAGTGAGAATGTACCTGAGATTGATGACATTGAAAAACCAACGTCCAGTAATATACCGCAAATCGGCGAACAAGAGGTCAATGTCGAAGGTGAAATTAATGCCAAACCACTTTCGCCTGGTATCACCCAGGTTTCCGACGAAGATACCAGCACCATTTCATCAGAAGTACAATCGAGCAAGGTAATGCAAGACATAACACATGATGCTTTATCAGTAAAATCACCTGAGAAAAAACCATTTGGAGCAACTGACCAAACTACTGGTTCTGGTTTCACTACAGAAGCATCAGGGATGAAGGATAAGGACGTAGAAAAGGGACCAAcatataatgaaaattctaAGCAAACGAATGTGTTCTCAATCAATGGGTCAGGAACTGAATTGGTCGAAGTCATCAATATCGAAGAGTCTGATGAGAAACCCGCcgatgaaaaaattgaagaacaacctaaagatattgaaaaagaaacatccATTTCCGATGCCATTCATGAAATGAGCCATGATGACCCTGAGCTAGCGAAGGAACGGTCCtccaatgaaaaattggcaTCTACCTCAGAGGAAGTCGAAGAAGGAGAACCAGAAACTGATTCAAAAGTCGGTAGTGTTACATCTGCCGAAACACCTGAGGATTTCgcattgaataaaaatgtGAAAACGATTGCTTCTCTTCAGGAAGAGCCATCTGAAGTTGGTGCTGCAGATATGGTTTCAGACAACGACTCAAATGAGatgaaacaaattgaagaaaaatctgACAAAGAAGAGGGTTTAGAAATACTAGAGCATGAAGAACAAGATAATGAGTCAAGTTTAGCCTTAGATAATACGAACCAAGAGACAGAACAACATTATGATGCTGCCAAAGACACCATGGATGATATCGATGCCTTCTTAAAAGACCTTGAATTTGAGGACGACTCTGAGCTAAATGCATTATTGActtcattgaatgaaaatgataaaactAAGgatatatcaaaaaagCCAGTTAGTACTAAGTCCGAAGAAACAATTAAAACAAGCGATattaagaaaataaatatggCTGAACCTGTTTACATTTTTACATCTTTAGCAGGCGGGGGGTTCCACATGATACCAAGAACAAATAGATTAAGCACAATTTTACAAGCAAACAGGGTCGACTTTACATATAGAGACTTAGGTACCGATGATGAAGCAAGGAAAGTCTGGAAAACGTATGGAAGGGGTAGGAGTTTACCTAGTGTAGTTAGGGGACGTGATAATATTATCGGTAACTGGGAAGAgatagaagaaataaatgaagATTACAAACTACGCCAGGCAATATATGAAGAGTTTTAGCGCAAATCTTGAGAAATCGCCCTTAATTCACCATATATAGTTAAATAATTATCTTGTATTTCCAAACATGGTCTAACAATCTACATCTTCTCCATTTTAGTGGTAAAAACATGACCCCACTATCCCAAAAGAGAATGAAACTTGGCTTGACATGTGGCCAAATTGATCGATTTTAACTTTTCGGCCGCTTAGAAAACGACGGAGCGATTTAGAACACGCAACAAAAAGGAGTGGGGAGcttaaaattataataCCATGAAAAACGCTGgcaacaacaaaattctAGATAGCCAACAGCCAGGCTTAACAAGATCCTCCTAAAATTATGATATATCAGTATTTTTAGAAAGACAAGTTGGATAGCAGTGTCTGTGGTGTGGAGTCACGAATCTACTGGGCAAGATGACACCCactggaagaaaaaagtgtTTGTGTGTGCCTTAAATTGACAGGGGAATCGTTCAGGAGTTTCAAGCGGATTGGCTTCTTACTAGTCCGAAGTTTACTCGAAAAAGTTTAATTTGTTCCACTCAGGAGGtccaaattattttttcaccttgattcaaaatcaagcaAAATGGCAACAGCTTGCAGCAGGATGGCAGGCGCTTGCGAATGTTACTGACTGTTTTTACGCGTAAGCCTTTGCATAGCATTTTCAACTGACTGCTGCAttcatcttcttgttcatttttttgatagcCTGACCTCCGCAAGCAACAAAGGTCGTCAACACTTTCTCAAATATAAATAGAACGTACATTTTCTCTCTTTACCATTTCTGCAGTCTTtatattccattttttttgttctcaGGCTAAATTGTCCAATTTAAAAGTCAATATATAAGTAACTTTTAGCAACTTCTAAAGTGGGAACATTATGGGTCGTGACTTACAAAATCATCTACTTTTTGAGGTTGCCACTGAGGTGGCAAATAGAGTCGGTGGTATCTACTCCgttttaaaatcaaaagcACCAATTACTTCAGCACAATACAAGGAAAACTATGCATTAATTGGTCCATTGAACAAGGCAACATACCAAAGTGAAGTTGAGGAATTGGATTGGCAGGATGAATCCATATTCACAGATGAATTAAAGCCTATTCATAAGACTTTGAAGAGTATGAGTGAAAAAGGTTTTTACTTTGTCTACGGTAAATGGTTAATTGATGGATATCCAAAAGTTATTCTTTTCGATTTAGATTCCATGAGACATAATTTGAACAATTGGAAATCCGATTTGTGGTCTTTGGTCGGAATTCCTTCCCCAGATCATGATTCTGAAACAAATGATGCCATTATGTTGGGTTACACAGTGGCATGGTTTCTTGGTGAACTTTCAACTTCTGACAGTCAACACGCTATCGTTGCCCATTTCCATGAATGGCTAGCTGGTGTTGCACTACCTTTATGTcgtaaaaagaaaattgatgtGGTCACTATTTTCACTACACACGCAACTCTATTAGGTAGATATCTTTGTGCGGCTGGTGACGTGGATTTCTACAATAATTTACAACATTTTGACGTAGATCAAGAAGCAGGCAAAAGAGGAATCTATCATAGATATTGCATTGAAAGAGCTGCTGCGCATACAGCCGATGTTTTCACCACTGTTTCACAAATTACAGCATTAGAAGCTGAATacttattgaaaagaaaaccAGACGGTATCTTGCCAAATGGTCTAAATGTCGTTAAATTTCAGGCTGTACATGAGTTCCAAAATTTGCATGCCctcaagaaagaaaagattcatGACTTCATTAGAGGCCATTTCCATggtaattttgattttgacttgaaaaataccctttatttcttcattgCAGGTAGAtatgaatataaaaataaaggtGCTGATATGTTCATTGAAGCTTTGGCCCGTCTAAACTACAGATTAAAAATGTCTGGTTCTAATAAGACCGTTGTAGCATTCATTATTATGCCTGCTAAGACAAACTCTTATACTGTTGAAGCTTTGAAAAACCAAGCTGCTGTCAAATCTTTAGAAAGCTCCGTTAACGAAGTTACGAAGAATATCAGTAAGAGAATATTCGACCATGCATTAAAATTCCCTCATAACGGTATAACAACGGAAATTCCAACTGATCTGACTGAATTGTTAAGCTCATCTGATCAAATTCTATTGAAGAGAAGAGTTATGGCTCTAAGACGAACAGAAAATCAATTGCCAGCCGTCGTAACACATAATATGGCAGATGATGCTAGCGATCCAATTTTGACTCAAATAAGACACGTCCAATTATTTAATAGCACAAGTGATAGAGTTAAAGTTATTTTTCATCCTGATTTTTTAAATGCAAACAATCCAATTCTTGGTATGGACTACGACGAATTCGTTCGTGGTTGTCATTTAGGTGTATTCCCATCATACTATGAGCCATGGGGTTATACTCCAGCAGAATGTACTGTCATGGGTGTTCCATCGATAACTACAAACCTTTCCGGTTTTGGTGCTTATATGGAAGACTTGATAGAAGCCAACCAAGCTCAGGATTATGGTATCTATATTGTTGATAGAAGATTTAAGAGTCCTGATGAATCTGTTGAACAGTTAGTTGATTATATGGAAGAGTttgtcaagaaaaatataagacaaagaattaatcaaagaaatagaaCAGAAAGACTATCTGATCTTTTGGATTGGAGAAGAATGGGTCTAGAATATGTTAAAGCTAGGCAGTTGGCCCTAAGAAGAGCATACCCGGAACAATTCAAGCAAATGGTAGGCgaagaattgaatgctACTGATATGAACTCCATGGTTGGTGGtaagaaattaaagatttcTAGACCTTTGAGTGTTCCAGGATCGCCAAAAGACAGGGCTAGCAGCACTACTGTTTTTATGACGCCAGGTGATTTAGGTACCTTACAAGATGCTAACAACGCTGATGATTACTTTAATTTGAGTATGAATCCAGAAGATGCTCAGGATGATGAAGCCGATGAGGAATATTGAGcaattttaataatatattttcgACTATTTTTAATATCTAAAGTACATTTTCtggaaaaaatatttagatATCTATTGTAACATGTAAGTAGGGTTATATACAACCTCGTGGCATTAGTATAAAACAATTTTAACTCGTGATAAGAATACCCAGCTGTCTCTCGGTTCTCTTATAATATGATGTCTAATCATATTATTCTTTCTTAGGGCGGGTAAACGTGTTTCTGTATGCACTTGAATTTTAAGATGTTTGGAAGAGGCGCTTTTTCATACAACTCATTTGGGGCAATGGCGACAGGAGTGCTGAAAAAAGGATAGCCCATAAAATAGTGAACTAGATTTCGAATGTTTTTTCATAGCTACTTATAATTGAGGTGTTTAGCTTGTAAGACACATATACATATTTTAATGAGTTATAAAAGTACTAGTGTTTCGATAGCTAAAGTAGAAGGAAGCATTGAAGGGCTTGCTGGGAAAGTTGCATCGAATGCTAAAACAGACTACATCTTTGGAAAAACGTTAGGTGCAGGGACTTTTGGTGTGGTAAGGCAAGCTAGAAAGCTATCGACAAATGAAGATGTAGCTGTTAAGATTTTGTTAAAAAAGGCACTTGAGGGGAACTCTGTGCAGTTACAGATGTTATACGATGAGCTATCTATTTTACAGAGATTAAACCATCCAAACATTGTGGAGTTCAAAGACTGGTTTGAAACTaaggaaaaattctttatcGTTACACAATTGGCTACAGGAGGTGAGCTTTTTGACAGAATCGTGAAAAAAGGTAAATTTACAGAGGAAGATGCcattaaaattttggttCAAATTTTAGGTGCAGTAGAGTATATTCATTCCAGAAATATCGTTCACAGGGATTTGAAGccagaaaatttattatatattgatGAAGCAGATACTTCACCTCTTGTGCTGGCTGATTTTGGTATTGctaaagaattaaaaagTGGAGATGAGTTGATTTTCAAAGCAGCTGGTTCTTTGGGTTATGTTGCGCCAGAAGTTCTTACATCGGATGGTCATGGAAAACCTTGTGATATTTGGTCCATTGGTGTAATAACATACACATTGCTGTGTGGGTATTCTGCGTTTGCTGCGGAAAGTGTCGAGGGATTCTTGGATGAATGTACACAGAACGACAAGCCTGTTGTTTTCCATAAGCCGTATTGGGATAACGTCTCTGAAGATGCgagaaaatttatcttaAGGGCATTGACGTTGGATCCTACTAAAAGGCCAACTGCAACAGCTCTTCTGGAAGACCCTTGGATTCTTGGACGAAACGTGCAGAAGAATGATTTATTACCTGCTCTTAAAAAGGGTTTTGATGCCCGTAAGAAATTTCGTGAGGCTGTGGAATTAGTGAAGTTGAATAatagaattcaaaaactaAGACAACTGTATTCCTTgggagaagaagaatctgaCTCTGATATTGAGGAAAATAGTGTAAACAGTGTAAACCCTTCTCTGGGTGTACTAACAAATGCCCTTCATAACCTGTCAATATCGCCATCCCATACAGGCAAGTCACCTGAATTAACAGCagaacaaaagaaaatgaagtcTCATTTGACTCAAGATGCATTTGCCCAGATAGTTATGGCGGCTACAAAAAATAGGCATAAGGTCATGAGCTATCAAGATTCCGAGAGTGAGGTTTCTGCAGTCTCATTGAACTCAAGTCCTTCGCGATGAAACTTTTCgaacattattgaatgttgtcaagaagatgatgaaacttTCATATCGGAACTACTTTTTAACCCGTAATTCACGCAATGGGTATGTACCATATATTAATAATTATTCTCATTGTGTTTTCTTCtcattttaataataaagtaTATAAACAACATGGCTCCTATAAAATATTCGAACTGATTAAAGAGCTTAATTTGACCGTGTCCTCTTGTTCCTTTGGTACTCGAATTCATCAGTTGAGATTTCATTATAATCTTCATCGCTGTCATATGAAACATCGTAGTTCGCTTGCCTTTTTAACCTTCTCAACTGCCTTCTTCCCGGCTTCATATCAGCATACTGCTCTCTTAATTCCTCATAGGAGAGTAAAATATAATACAATTCATCAAGAAAGTTCTTCAAAACGGATAACTTGTTTCTCGCAGTGTTATATCTGGCATCTTTTGGGAGAGGATGTGTATTTATCAACTGAGATGTGTTGCTATTCTTAGGTTCTGGTGTATTAATAGCAATTTCATCCTTTTGAATATCCTTATCTACAGGTCTTACTATCTTATAATCCAATAGCTTTATGAAATCCTTCAAGGTTTTTGTGTCATGGCACATCTCATACCAATACACCTTACGTGTCGTGCTGGAACCCTTAGCAATGTCACGAAGTAATGATGGTGTATCATGATACAAGAGTTTGAACTGGGAACTTAAATTCTGACCATTGTTCTCAAAATATGTGTGAACATTATATTCCTTagttttgaatttttccaataaatcttttaaaCTTCTTAGATCGGTAAATGTTGTCATAGTACTCGAACCACTATACGTATGAAGCCTTGGGATATAGAAATCACCCATGTGGGGTATTCTACCTACAAAGAACTCCTGCGACcttaatttatatattggATCTTGATATGGATCGCTTAAAGGATTGTCCATTAATTCTCCTT
This window harbors:
- the AIP5 gene encoding Aip5p (similar to Saccharomyces cerevisiae YFR016C; ancestral locus Anc_1.377) produces the protein MDTSTIMEPAMNDDVDLDQMINAAESLTNDLSKTTKISRKKKKKNKNRSKTKSVDNSKLDSIMVGIEEYLQDDEDVNINIGATEEIQPPTNSGLDKQNKVELETDEFIDEVDYTNLDSKADKSPNPASKGHNEQITSNREAETLCKEPQGEIIKDTGASGSSILEEPQKYEINESHLEMQAHRHEEEHPDDVSLENPGNQPDDTIQEIRLDSISPPTTILNDEEFLVATENSVAEEETNNRETEKVMMVAKPLDKSNKKVNRKLETSKLLPPKKVRDLTKDINASEYETAKEYISSMETDGDGEDSTIQDSISHQEIDETERNDKCEATTPTLASEPIYSEKNPSISMGDPYDSADEERSVTEEPPISQQGSSLERSDNMDEDFSSEKEEVDHSEDGQEETSRLNYPIADAPTPVGIDTEPVLDISNSKGATDNGINLNEEEAPETADVAAASAKNGSDVEKQITTEELPRDAISEEPVEAPMAPDKSTDMDLKKDRSESERNSENVPEIDDIEKPTSSNIPQIGEQEVNVEGEINAKPLSPGITQVSDEDTSTISSEVQSSKVMQDITHDALSVKSPEKKPFGATDQTTGSGFTTEASGMKDKDVEKGPTYNENSKQTNVFSINGSGTELVEVINIEESDEKPADEKIEEQPKDIEKETSISDAIHEMSHDDPELAKERSSNEKLASTSEEVEEGEPETDSKVGSVTSAETPEDFALNKNVKTIASLQEEPSEVGAADMVSDNDSNEMKQIEEKSDKEEGLEILEHEEQDNESSLALDNTNQETEQHYDAAKDTMDDIDAFLKDLEFEDDSELNALLTSLNENDKTKDISKKPVSTKSEETIKTSDIKKINMAEPVYIFTSLAGGGFHMIPRTNRLSTILQANRVDFTYRDLGTDDEARKVWKTYGRGRSLPSVVRGRDNIIGNWEEIEEINEDYKLRQAIYEEF
- the GSY1 gene encoding glycogen (starch) synthase GSY1 (similar to Saccharomyces cerevisiae GSY1 (YFR015C) and GSY2 (YLR258W); ancestral locus Anc_1.375), encoding MGRDLQNHLLFEVATEVANRVGGIYSVLKSKAPITSAQYKENYALIGPLNKATYQSEVEELDWQDESIFTDELKPIHKTLKSMSEKGFYFVYGKWLIDGYPKVILFDLDSMRHNLNNWKSDLWSLVGIPSPDHDSETNDAIMLGYTVAWFLGELSTSDSQHAIVAHFHEWLAGVALPLCRKKKIDVVTIFTTHATLLGRYLCAAGDVDFYNNLQHFDVDQEAGKRGIYHRYCIERAAAHTADVFTTVSQITALEAEYLLKRKPDGILPNGLNVVKFQAVHEFQNLHALKKEKIHDFIRGHFHGNFDFDLKNTLYFFIAGRYEYKNKGADMFIEALARLNYRLKMSGSNKTVVAFIIMPAKTNSYTVEALKNQAAVKSLESSVNEVTKNISKRIFDHALKFPHNGITTEIPTDLTELLSSSDQILLKRRVMALRRTENQLPAVVTHNMADDASDPILTQIRHVQLFNSTSDRVKVIFHPDFLNANNPILGMDYDEFVRGCHLGVFPSYYEPWGYTPAECTVMGVPSITTNLSGFGAYMEDLIEANQAQDYGIYIVDRRFKSPDESVEQLVDYMEEFVKKNIRQRINQRNRTERLSDLLDWRRMGLEYVKARQLALRRAYPEQFKQMVGEELNATDMNSMVGGKKLKISRPLSVPGSPKDRASSTTVFMTPGDLGTLQDANNADDYFNLSMNPEDAQDDEADEEY
- the CMK1 gene encoding calmodulin-dependent protein kinase CMK1 (similar to Saccharomyces cerevisiae CMK1 (YFR014C) and CMK2 (YOL016C); ancestral locus Anc_1.374) is translated as MSYKSTSVSIAKVEGSIEGLAGKVASNAKTDYIFGKTLGAGTFGVVRQARKLSTNEDVAVKILLKKALEGNSVQLQMLYDELSILQRLNHPNIVEFKDWFETKEKFFIVTQLATGGELFDRIVKKGKFTEEDAIKILVQILGAVEYIHSRNIVHRDLKPENLLYIDEADTSPLVLADFGIAKELKSGDELIFKAAGSLGYVAPEVLTSDGHGKPCDIWSIGVITYTLLCGYSAFAAESVEGFLDECTQNDKPVVFHKPYWDNVSEDARKFILRALTLDPTKRPTATALLEDPWILGRNVQKNDLLPALKKGFDARKKFREAVELVKLNNRIQKLRQLYSLGEEESDSDIEENSVNSVNPSLGVLTNALHNLSISPSHTGKSPELTAEQKKMKSHLTQDAFAQIVMAATKNRHKVMSYQDSESEVSAVSLNSSPSR